One Ignavibacterium sp. DNA segment encodes these proteins:
- a CDS encoding HDOD domain-containing protein has protein sequence MINQYENIEVLKERSKRLLSGIRNLPSAPFIMVEVSKMLDSPRTGASDLGRLISKDQAMVAKILSVANSPLYGLPRRVSTIEFAIVILGFDHIKNIVIALSMMEAFKSKEDKSWNRRNFWLHSLITASAAKRIADDLGYRKSGEAFTCGLLHDLGISVIQRYFYDSFKQIVSLVNEQQIRFINAEVKILGISHQEIGQYLIEKWNLPSSLGNAILYHHNPSECENEKEMAAIVHLADYMTQRFMMGELSWDENYELDLEIIDILNLGDRDYLESFIQSYEQLFRVQIESIKF, from the coding sequence ATGATTAATCAATACGAGAATATTGAAGTGTTAAAGGAGAGAAGTAAAAGGCTTCTTTCGGGGATAAGAAATCTACCTTCAGCTCCGTTTATTATGGTAGAAGTTTCAAAGATGCTGGATAGCCCACGAACCGGTGCTTCAGATCTTGGAAGACTTATCAGCAAAGACCAGGCAATGGTTGCAAAGATTCTAAGTGTTGCCAACTCTCCGCTCTACGGGCTGCCAAGAAGAGTTTCAACAATTGAGTTTGCAATAGTAATTCTTGGTTTTGATCATATAAAGAATATCGTCATAGCTCTCTCTATGATGGAAGCATTTAAAAGCAAAGAAGATAAGAGCTGGAACAGAAGAAATTTCTGGCTTCATTCATTAATTACTGCAAGTGCTGCAAAAAGAATTGCTGATGATCTTGGTTATAGAAAATCAGGCGAAGCTTTTACTTGCGGGCTGCTTCACGATTTAGGCATATCAGTTATACAAAGATATTTTTATGATAGCTTTAAGCAGATAGTATCACTTGTTAATGAGCAGCAAATAAGGTTTATCAATGCTGAGGTTAAAATACTCGGTATTTCACATCAGGAAATCGGACAGTATCTGATCGAAAAGTGGAACCTTCCTTCATCACTTGGCAACGCAATCCTTTATCATCATAATCCATCTGAATGTGAAAATGAAAAAGAGATGGCAGCAATAGTACATCTAGCTGATTATATGACACAAAGATTTATGATGGGTGAACTAAGTTGGGATGAGAATTATGAATTAGACCTGGAAATTATAGATATTCTTAATCTTGGTGATCGGGATTATTTAGAAAGTTTTATTCAAAGTTATGAACAATTATTCCGTGTTCAGATAGAATCAATTAAATTCTAA
- a CDS encoding HDOD domain-containing protein: MLTEIQDIQTKRERTEKVLSSVVNLPVVPKIMFETIKLLDNKYTTAGELNKVISKDQALLTKILTIANSPLYGLQRKVTTIEYAILVLGYRELRNIISALSVAEAFRNKTDKYLNSKEFMLHSYLTGTASKKLASDIGYNNSGEAFIAGFLHDIGLSVMHRYLHSSYISITELVETKGVPFRDAELDVLGMTHDQIGYFLLDKWNFPKEISEPVLTHHNPPESNSVLGAIVNLADYITNRLKLTNAPWDDDVKLAQFTARKFSLEREIDVAVFIDGYKDIFWSQIEFVRFLS, translated from the coding sequence ATGTTAACCGAAATTCAAGACATACAGACGAAACGAGAGAGGACAGAAAAAGTACTTTCCAGTGTTGTAAACCTTCCGGTTGTTCCAAAGATAATGTTTGAAACAATTAAACTCTTGGACAATAAATACACAACTGCCGGCGAGTTAAATAAAGTAATTTCAAAAGATCAGGCTTTACTTACCAAGATATTAACTATTGCAAATTCCCCGCTTTATGGGCTTCAGAGAAAAGTTACGACAATAGAGTATGCAATTTTGGTTTTGGGCTATCGTGAGCTAAGAAATATTATTTCAGCTCTTTCTGTTGCTGAGGCATTCCGAAATAAAACTGATAAGTATCTCAACTCTAAAGAATTTATGCTGCACTCATATTTAACCGGTACTGCTTCAAAGAAACTTGCTTCAGATATTGGATATAATAATTCCGGCGAAGCTTTTATTGCCGGGTTCCTGCACGATATTGGGCTATCTGTTATGCACAGGTATTTGCATTCAAGTTACATCAGTATAACTGAGTTAGTTGAAACTAAGGGGGTTCCTTTCAGAGATGCAGAATTAGATGTTTTAGGCATGACACATGATCAGATAGGATATTTCTTATTGGATAAATGGAACTTTCCGAAAGAAATTTCTGAACCGGTTTTAACTCATCATAATCCTCCTGAGTCAAACTCTGTGCTTGGTGCCATTGTTAATCTTGCAGATTATATTACCAACAGATTAAAACTTACAAACGCACCCTGGGATGACGATGTTAAACTGGCGCAGTTTACAGCTCGAAAATTTAGTCTTGAACGGGAGATTGATGTAGCAGTTTTTATAGATGGATATAAGGATATTTTCTGGAGTCAAATTGAATTTGTAAGGTTTTTAAGTTGA
- a CDS encoding HAMP domain-containing sensor histidine kinase, with the protein MKLLKENKREYQPFLSSVEQLEKSSNGQYKIKVKANLPLSKEQISVLSGGNLKIDLLSFAQKINSLGNSQLVVDAFKSEAKKLSFFGITEIFSIDDKTNECIPLSDKADQKLYFYVKNFLKNGILDWIAESRNPKFLPWDVDAKAAQSGLNCLVVPIFSNSRFAGVLTALTNLKYLSEDSFEYRTLLTILNLTYAKHEFLKLKDELNKTYSEYQILQSKLFNDFKFTAIGELTSKSIEEIGSPLQVILSYTDLIQKEYPDLDSEAAEFIKSKVHTIKEILDRLGNFINNSDNRPKLYACSINTAISEFYKVIEHSLKADSYECVLDLEESIPSILSNYNILKQILINAFSLINPLRGTGGGMIVQSRYSNETIIVKMLFTDTIDELSNEEKEFGLNILKHLMNKHEGDFRINNDKNSGTSLIFSFPLKRKMRE; encoded by the coding sequence TTGAAATTATTGAAAGAAAATAAGCGGGAGTATCAGCCGTTTCTAAGCTCAGTTGAACAGCTTGAAAAATCATCTAACGGTCAATACAAAATAAAAGTTAAAGCCAATCTGCCGCTTTCTAAAGAACAAATATCTGTTCTTTCAGGTGGAAATCTGAAAATTGACTTGTTATCTTTTGCACAAAAAATCAATTCACTTGGTAATTCCCAGTTGGTTGTTGATGCTTTTAAATCGGAAGCAAAAAAACTTTCTTTTTTTGGGATCACAGAAATATTTTCAATTGATGATAAAACAAACGAGTGCATTCCTCTTAGTGATAAAGCCGATCAGAAACTTTACTTTTATGTTAAGAACTTTTTAAAGAATGGAATACTTGACTGGATAGCTGAATCCAGAAATCCAAAATTTCTTCCCTGGGATGTTGATGCAAAAGCTGCACAATCCGGCTTAAATTGTTTGGTTGTTCCAATATTCAGTAACAGCAGATTTGCCGGTGTTCTGACTGCATTAACTAATCTTAAATATTTAAGCGAAGATTCATTTGAGTACAGAACATTGCTTACTATTCTTAATCTGACTTATGCCAAGCATGAATTTCTTAAGTTAAAAGATGAACTGAATAAAACTTATTCTGAATATCAGATTCTGCAATCCAAATTGTTTAATGATTTTAAGTTTACAGCAATCGGCGAACTGACAAGTAAAAGTATTGAAGAAATCGGATCACCGTTACAGGTGATTTTAAGTTACACTGATCTGATCCAGAAAGAATATCCGGATCTGGATTCAGAAGCAGCCGAGTTTATTAAAAGCAAAGTGCACACAATAAAAGAAATTCTTGATAGACTTGGGAACTTTATTAACAACAGTGATAATAGACCAAAACTGTATGCTTGTTCAATCAATACTGCAATCAGTGAGTTTTACAAAGTTATCGAACATAGTTTAAAAGCAGATTCTTATGAGTGTGTTCTTGATCTTGAAGAAAGTATTCCATCTATACTTAGCAATTATAACATCCTTAAACAAATACTTATTAATGCTTTCAGCCTGATAAATCCATTACGAGGAACCGGTGGCGGAATGATTGTTCAAAGCAGGTATAGCAATGAAACTATTATTGTTAAAATGCTTTTTACTGATACTATTGATGAATTATCTAATGAAGAAAAAGAATTTGGACTAAACATCCTTAAACATCTTATGAATAAACACGAAGGTGATTTTAGAATTAATAATGATAAAAACTCAGGAACAAGCCTGATCTTTTCGTTTCCGCTTAAAAGAAAAATGAGAGAATAA
- a CDS encoding flagellar hook basal-body protein: MIKGIYQSARSLLAANKNMERISGNLANLNTVGFKREGLFTEILKSAGQSEVRSSVDTSQGDIYETSNPLDFAISGEGMFTVRTANGYEFTRKGNFKISDDGFLVEENGNPVMGRDGDINLLEYLNGQQTDIKVSAKGELSVNNVHVADLLIVKIDDYEKRKMGLNFSSTQDIKDFALENEFSVRQGYLEESNVNPMIELENMISISKDYETAYKMVTYLDSSLEKTNDLGKI, from the coding sequence ATGATAAAAGGAATTTACCAATCTGCACGCAGCCTGTTGGCAGCTAATAAAAATATGGAAAGAATTTCCGGCAATCTGGCAAATCTTAATACTGTTGGTTTTAAACGCGAAGGTTTATTTACTGAAATACTTAAATCTGCAGGACAATCCGAGGTTAGAAGTTCTGTTGATACTTCTCAGGGAGATATTTATGAAACTTCCAACCCGCTTGATTTTGCAATATCAGGCGAAGGTATGTTTACTGTAAGAACTGCAAATGGTTATGAGTTTACACGTAAAGGTAATTTCAAAATTTCTGACGACGGATTTCTTGTTGAGGAAAACGGTAATCCGGTGATGGGAAGAGATGGAGATATAAATTTACTGGAATATCTCAACGGTCAGCAAACTGATATTAAAGTTTCGGCAAAAGGAGAGCTTAGTGTTAATAATGTTCATGTTGCAGATCTGCTGATTGTAAAAATTGATGATTATGAAAAAAGAAAAATGGGATTAAACTTTAGCTCAACACAGGATATAAAAGATTTTGCATTAGAGAATGAGTTTTCGGTAAGGCAGGGATATTTAGAAGAATCAAATGTTAACCCGATGATTGAACTTGAAAACATGATAAGTATCTCGAAGGATTATGAAACAGCTTATAAGATGGTAACCTATCTGGATAGCTCACTTGAAAAAACAAACGACCTTGGTAAAATTTAA
- the flgG gene encoding flagellar basal-body rod protein FlgG, with protein sequence MSNRALRTAASGMYAQQLNVEVISNNMANMNTTAFKKNRAEFQDLMYQEVVINTVNSTTPGDRNSGTGVIQVGNGVKPASTQKSFLQGDITATSNPLDVAIQGEGFFQVRKVDGTILYTRDGSFKLNAEGNLVTAGGYLLDPEISLDESSVGVIIGRDGTVELQQSDGNRFPVGNIQLVRFLNPGGLLALGDNLYGETPESGRPILGNPGFDDFGELHQGYLEASNVDIVEEMVSMITAQRAYELNSKTVKTVEDMMTMANNLKR encoded by the coding sequence ATGAGTAATAGAGCCTTAAGAACAGCAGCCTCAGGTATGTATGCACAACAGCTTAATGTTGAAGTCATATCGAACAATATGGCAAATATGAATACAACAGCATTTAAGAAAAACAGAGCTGAGTTTCAGGATTTAATGTATCAGGAAGTAGTTATTAATACGGTTAATTCAACAACACCTGGCGATCGCAATTCAGGAACAGGAGTAATTCAGGTTGGTAATGGAGTAAAACCTGCATCAACACAAAAATCTTTTTTGCAGGGCGATATTACTGCAACCAGTAATCCGCTTGATGTTGCTATACAGGGTGAAGGGTTTTTTCAGGTTAGAAAAGTTGACGGAACTATTCTTTACACCCGTGACGGCTCATTCAAGTTGAATGCAGAAGGGAACCTTGTTACTGCCGGCGGATATTTGCTTGATCCTGAAATTTCATTGGATGAATCATCTGTCGGTGTAATTATAGGCAGAGATGGAACTGTTGAGCTTCAGCAATCAGATGGAAATAGATTTCCCGTTGGAAATATTCAGCTCGTTAGATTTTTAAACCCCGGCGGATTACTTGCACTTGGCGATAATCTTTATGGAGAAACTCCGGAGAGCGGCAGACCAATCCTTGGAAACCCTGGCTTTGATGATTTTGGAGAATTACATCAGGGATATCTTGAAGCATCAAACGTTGATATAGTTGAAGAGATGGTCTCAATGATAACTGCACAGCGGGCTTACGAACTTAACAGCAAAACAGTTAAAACTGTAGAAGATATGATGACAATGGCTAATAATCTAAAAAGATAG
- the flgA gene encoding flagellar basal body P-ring formation chaperone FlgA — MKFLFFILFCMSAFSQTFENEVRNHLMMSFPQYENIEVYLSKISSSDEKIIIDKTRPVSLSRGIALIPIIAAKGLKTGKSVFSVKIKLMQKVFIAADDLEKHKALSKQTLVEKTIDITNINGTPVSTDAVIDQYRTKSFVQKGEILFDERIEKIPLISIGDKVDAEVRAGNVTVRTEAVARQNGGNGDLIEIVSSGNKIIKARIIDANKVIVE; from the coding sequence ATGAAGTTTCTGTTTTTCATATTGTTTTGTATGTCAGCTTTTTCTCAAACTTTTGAGAATGAAGTTAGAAATCACTTAATGATGAGCTTCCCGCAATATGAAAATATTGAAGTGTATTTAAGTAAAATCTCTTCATCAGATGAAAAAATAATAATTGATAAAACACGCCCGGTTAGCCTGAGCAGAGGAATTGCTCTTATTCCAATAATTGCTGCCAAGGGATTGAAAACAGGTAAATCAGTTTTTTCCGTTAAAATTAAATTAATGCAAAAAGTATTTATTGCAGCAGATGATCTTGAAAAACACAAAGCTCTTTCGAAGCAGACTTTAGTTGAAAAAACTATCGATATAACAAATATAAACGGCACTCCTGTAAGTACAGATGCTGTAATAGATCAATACCGGACAAAATCCTTTGTTCAAAAAGGTGAAATATTATTTGATGAAAGAATTGAGAAAATCCCCTTGATTAGTATAGGTGATAAAGTTGATGCAGAAGTAAGAGCAGGCAATGTTACTGTTAGAACTGAAGCTGTTGCCAGACAAAACGGTGGCAACGGAGATCTGATTGAAATTGTTTCATCAGGAAATAAAATTATTAAAGCAAGAATTATAGATGCAAACAAAGTGATAGTAGAGTAA
- a CDS encoding flagellar basal body L-ring protein FlgH — MKKIFLVLMLTTVVSYSQNMRQNSFYSLFSDQKAAYVGDAITIIVVESSLATNKAKTTSGKESDLSFDLGGKVLKNDVPEINVGINSGNKFSGAGSTEASGVIQTKISATIDSVLNNGNLVIRGSKKIVINGEEQLINIKGIVRTSDVRADNSVLSYNISDSEITFEGSGLIDDAQSPGWLTKFLHWIF; from the coding sequence ATGAAAAAAATATTTTTAGTATTAATGCTTACCACTGTGGTTTCATATTCGCAAAATATGAGACAAAATTCTTTTTATTCGCTGTTCTCTGATCAGAAAGCTGCTTATGTAGGCGATGCAATCACAATAATTGTTGTGGAGTCGTCGCTTGCAACTAATAAAGCAAAGACAACAAGCGGTAAGGAAAGCGACCTGAGTTTCGATTTAGGTGGTAAAGTATTAAAAAATGATGTGCCGGAAATAAATGTTGGTATTAACTCCGGTAATAAATTCAGCGGAGCAGGTTCAACAGAAGCATCAGGGGTTATTCAGACTAAAATCAGTGCAACGATAGATTCTGTTTTGAACAATGGAAATCTTGTTATCCGCGGCAGCAAAAAAATTGTTATTAATGGCGAAGAGCAATTGATTAACATAAAAGGTATTGTAAGAACTTCGGATGTTAGAGCAGATAACTCAGTATTATCCTACAATATTTCTGATTCTGAAATAACTTTTGAGGGAAGCGGATTGATTGATGACGCTCAATCACCGGGATGGTTGACAAAATTTTTACATTGGATCTTTTAA
- a CDS encoding flagellar basal body P-ring protein FlgI: MKHLNNFIIIVLLFSSLGYPQRIKDIATISGDNQEQVIGYGLVVGLAGTGDSYRTQFTMQSITSMLKRFGITVPQTDVKTRNVAAVMVTANLNSNYKPGAKFDVTVSSMGDATSLLGGTLLMTPLSGISGEVYAFAQGPLSIGGFDYRTSTGNRVAKNHSLAGRVPQGGILKNTLNAPLTTNKIVSIYLRMPDITTSNNVAQSINAVFGDSAAIPIDASEIRVNVPNNRQNNYIGFLAELEALTVQTDYIAKVVLNERTGTVVAGTNVQIKPVSITHGSLNITIENYPIVSQPGPFSSGTTAVVNNLVPYAVQDSTNTIAISGASNVQEVASALNSLKVSPKEIIAIFQALKEAGALIAELVII, encoded by the coding sequence ATGAAGCATCTTAATAATTTTATAATAATAGTTTTACTTTTTAGCAGTTTAGGTTATCCGCAAAGAATAAAAGATATTGCTACAATTTCCGGAGATAATCAGGAACAGGTAATCGGATATGGTCTTGTAGTTGGATTAGCTGGAACAGGCGACAGCTATCGCACCCAGTTTACAATGCAGTCAATTACTAGTATGCTTAAAAGATTTGGAATCACCGTTCCGCAGACAGATGTAAAAACAAGAAACGTTGCAGCAGTAATGGTTACTGCAAATCTTAATTCTAATTATAAACCCGGTGCTAAGTTTGATGTAACGGTTTCATCAATGGGAGATGCAACAAGTCTTTTAGGCGGTACTTTACTAATGACTCCTCTTTCCGGAATAAGCGGCGAAGTTTATGCTTTTGCTCAGGGTCCTTTATCAATTGGCGGATTTGATTATAGAACATCCACCGGAAACAGAGTTGCAAAAAATCATTCTTTAGCCGGAAGAGTGCCGCAAGGTGGAATACTGAAAAATACCCTTAATGCTCCTTTAACTACAAATAAGATTGTCAGCATCTATTTACGAATGCCTGATATAACAACTTCAAATAACGTTGCACAATCTATAAACGCTGTATTCGGTGATTCTGCTGCAATTCCAATTGATGCTTCAGAAATACGAGTTAATGTTCCTAACAACAGACAAAATAACTATATAGGATTTCTTGCCGAGCTTGAAGCTTTAACAGTGCAAACTGATTATATTGCTAAAGTTGTACTAAATGAACGTACCGGTACTGTTGTAGCCGGAACAAATGTTCAGATCAAACCAGTTTCAATCACTCACGGTAGTTTAAATATCACAATAGAAAACTATCCGATTGTTTCACAGCCGGGTCCATTTTCAAGCGGAACAACTGCAGTTGTAAACAACTTAGTGCCTTATGCAGTACAGGATTCAACAAATACAATTGCAATTTCCGGCGCATCAAATGTTCAGGAAGTTGCCAGCGCACTTAATTCATTAAAAGTATCGCCAAAAGAAATAATAGCGATATTTCAGGCTTTGAAAGAAGCAGGAGCTTTAATTGCAGAATTAGTTATAATATAA
- a CDS encoding transglycosylase SLT domain-containing protein: MNEIGLKITNAQKHIQVTPDSRNYSVSEKQRLAEVSKQFESLLTTMMLKSMNQTTGNGLFGENSFGGDFFDSIFQFEIANQMSKGTGLGVAEQIYRRLTGEGFSPEISNPKLNPVEKLSKVEVQQNTQDIGPVKPSIQSLNRLSKYDEIINYASEMYGVDKNIIKSVILAESSAKENAVSSANAKGLMQIIDSTAKYLGINNVFDPKENIMGGAKYLSELLRRYDGDLKFALAGYNAGPGNVDKYNGIPPFSETQIYVKRVIGYIKNFEENSNV; encoded by the coding sequence ATGAATGAGATTGGATTAAAAATAACTAACGCACAAAAGCATATTCAGGTTACACCTGATTCAAGAAATTATTCTGTCTCAGAAAAACAAAGACTTGCTGAAGTTTCAAAGCAATTTGAAAGTCTGCTTACTACAATGATGCTTAAGAGTATGAACCAGACGACTGGAAATGGATTGTTTGGTGAAAATAGTTTTGGTGGTGATTTTTTTGATTCGATCTTTCAATTTGAGATTGCAAATCAAATGTCTAAAGGAACAGGACTTGGAGTTGCCGAACAAATATACAGGCGTTTGACCGGTGAAGGTTTTTCACCAGAGATTTCAAATCCGAAATTAAATCCGGTAGAAAAACTTTCTAAAGTTGAGGTTCAACAAAACACTCAGGATATAGGTCCTGTAAAACCATCAATTCAGTCTCTTAACAGGCTAAGCAAATACGATGAAATTATTAACTATGCTTCCGAAATGTATGGTGTTGATAAAAATATTATTAAATCGGTTATACTGGCAGAATCTTCTGCCAAAGAAAATGCAGTTTCATCAGCAAATGCAAAAGGGTTGATGCAGATAATTGACTCAACTGCCAAATATTTGGGTATTAACAATGTTTTTGACCCAAAAGAAAATATTATGGGTGGAGCTAAATATTTGTCCGAACTTCTTCGAAGATATGATGGAGACCTGAAGTTTGCTTTAGCAGGATACAATGCTGGTCCCGGTAATGTGGACAAATACAATGGAATTCCGCCTTTTAGTGAAACTCAAATTTATGTAAAACGGGTTATTGGTTATATTAAAAATTTTGAGGAGAACTCAAATGTATAA
- the flgN gene encoding flagellar export chaperone FlgN has product MYNDQILKLNNEQIENLDNLLSVLKNLQTAIVQNDLEKIESTIEQEEKVLNRIKLCEEKRFDTLKTLLNHYGIKAEKTEALDELAKVILTSDPEAYQEFSQMRSNLLEKVKEVLLINQQNEIIINNSRKFIRDLIKSVLGSRKENFFDRKI; this is encoded by the coding sequence ATGTATAATGATCAGATTTTAAAACTGAACAATGAGCAAATTGAAAATCTTGATAATTTATTGTCTGTGCTTAAAAATTTGCAGACAGCAATTGTACAAAATGATCTTGAGAAAATTGAATCTACAATTGAACAGGAAGAGAAAGTTTTAAACCGAATTAAACTTTGTGAAGAAAAAAGATTTGATACTCTTAAAACTTTATTAAATCATTATGGAATTAAAGCAGAAAAAACAGAAGCACTTGATGAACTTGCAAAGGTGATTTTAACAAGTGACCCTGAAGCGTATCAGGAATTTAGTCAGATGCGGTCAAATCTTCTAGAAAAAGTGAAGGAAGTTTTATTAATAAATCAGCAGAATGAAATTATTATTAATAATTCTCGAAAGTTCATACGCGATCTGATAAAAAGTGTTCTTGGAAGCAGGAAAGAAAATTTTTTTGATAGAAAAATTTAG
- the flgK gene encoding flagellar hook-associated protein FlgK yields the protein MALTKIFDISSRSLAVYRRALEVTSHNIVNAANENYSRQRIILETEISNLTAGVVWGNGVKVADVQRMRDKLVDAHIISTNQKYSDSSRQNDLIRQVEDLFSEPSDLGLSNLMTTFFSSFNELAVSPNSLPLRTNVLNAATNLSAKVTSINHSVTSLKGDIKQEFQQKVNQVNTLLNQIHQINYEQFSNAYNGVPVNDLLDRRDALVDQLSKLVNITVVYDNTNSAVISIGGALAVDRMHSAEFIAEENNGKLNLRVKDGSYPVVLTGGELNALSNVYSKKIPAYQQKLDSVINKLVEAVNAEHIQGYTISDPQKTGLNFFDGYTNGELVVNSEIVNDPNKIAISLDGTEGNGEIALRIAQLNDVKLLNGNTLQEAYSALINNIGNDGMLQNNYADANQVVLDELAQLKASQSGVSVDEEMTNVLKFQRTYEASAKLIMIADDMLKTILEMV from the coding sequence ATGGCACTAACTAAAATATTTGACATATCATCACGAAGTCTTGCTGTTTACAGACGTGCGCTGGAAGTTACTTCGCATAATATTGTAAATGCAGCTAATGAAAATTACTCAAGACAAAGAATTATTCTCGAAACGGAAATTTCCAATCTGACTGCTGGAGTTGTATGGGGCAATGGAGTTAAAGTTGCTGATGTTCAGAGAATGCGTGATAAATTGGTTGATGCTCATATTATAAGTACTAATCAAAAATATTCGGATAGCAGCAGACAGAATGATTTAATCAGACAAGTAGAAGATCTTTTTTCTGAACCCTCTGATCTGGGTTTATCTAATCTTATGACTACTTTCTTCAGCAGCTTTAATGAACTTGCAGTTTCACCAAACTCATTGCCTTTAAGAACTAATGTGCTAAATGCGGCTACTAATCTTTCAGCCAAGGTAACATCTATAAATCACTCAGTAACAAGTTTAAAAGGTGATATCAAACAGGAGTTTCAGCAAAAAGTAAATCAAGTTAATACCCTTTTAAACCAGATTCATCAGATTAATTACGAACAGTTTTCCAATGCATACAATGGTGTTCCGGTTAATGACCTGTTAGACCGGCGGGATGCCTTGGTTGATCAATTAAGCAAACTTGTAAACATTACAGTTGTTTATGATAATACCAATTCAGCAGTTATATCAATCGGAGGGGCACTTGCTGTTGATAGAATGCACTCTGCAGAATTTATTGCTGAAGAAAATAACGGTAAGTTAAATCTTAGAGTTAAAGATGGAAGCTATCCTGTTGTTCTTACAGGAGGTGAACTGAATGCATTATCAAATGTGTATTCAAAAAAGATTCCTGCTTATCAGCAAAAGCTGGATTCCGTTATCAATAAACTTGTTGAAGCAGTTAATGCTGAACACATTCAGGGCTACACAATAAGTGATCCGCAGAAAACCGGACTCAATTTCTTTGATGGTTATACGAATGGAGAATTGGTTGTAAATTCAGAAATAGTTAATGATCCAAATAAAATAGCAATTTCTTTGGATGGAACAGAAGGAAATGGTGAAATTGCTTTACGAATTGCGCAGCTAAACGATGTAAAACTTTTGAATGGAAACACTCTGCAGGAAGCATATTCTGCATTAATAAATAATATCGGTAATGATGGTATGCTTCAGAATAATTATGCTGATGCAAACCAGGTTGTTCTTGATGAATTGGCTCAGCTTAAAGCGTCTCAGTCTGGTGTATCAGTTGATGAAGAAATGACAAATGTGCTTAAGTTTCAGCGAACCTATGAAGCATCTGCAAAATTAATTATGATCGCAGATGATATGCTTAAAACAATTCTGGAGATGGTATAA